Genomic segment of Tautonia rosea:
CCCGCGCTCGACCCGCTCCAGCGCATCGAGGCGGCCGACCTGTTCTTCGCCAATACCGGGGCCGACCTCCGGCACGGCGGCAACCGGGCGTATTACAGCGAGAGCAGCGACCACGTTCAGATGCCTCCCTTCGAGGCCTTCCGCGACGCAGAATCCTACTGCGCCACCCTCGCCCACGAGCTCACCCACTGGACGAAGCACGGCACCCGCCTCGCCCGGGAATTCGGGAGGAAGAAATTCGGCGACGAAGGCTATGCGAGAGAAGAACTCGTCGCGGAAATCGGCTCGGCCTTCCTCGCCTGCGATCTCGGCATCACGCCCGAGCCCCGGGAAGATCATGCCGCCTATATCGATCACTGGCTCAGCGTGCTGAAGGAGGACAAGCGGGCCGTCTTCCAGGCCGCATCGCATGCACAGCGTGCCGTCGATTACCTGCACAGCCTGCAGCCGAAGCCGGAAGGCTGATGGGCCCGAAACGTCAGGGACCGCCGGCGGGAGCCCCCCACAGAGCTCAGAGCCGGCGGCCCCTGACGCAAGTGGGACAATCCCACTTGCCCCTTTTCCCCAATTGTGTAATAATCAGAATTATTAAATATGAAAC
This window contains:
- a CDS encoding ArdC family protein, producing the protein MTTSRNDLYARVTDRIASDLERGVRPWLKPWNAEHASGRITRPLRSTGEPYKGINILMLWGAALECGFSAPIWMTFRQAKELGAHVRKGEKGSMVVYSDRITRTETNDDGEESERDLWFMKGYTVFNVEQIEGLPDHYYALAEPALDPLQRIEAADLFFANTGADLRHGGNRAYYSESSDHVQMPPFEAFRDAESYCATLAHELTHWTKHGTRLAREFGRKKFGDEGYAREELVAEIGSAFLACDLGITPEPREDHAAYIDHWLSVLKEDKRAVFQAASHAQRAVDYLHSLQPKPEG